From one Neofelis nebulosa isolate mNeoNeb1 chromosome 4, mNeoNeb1.pri, whole genome shotgun sequence genomic stretch:
- the STAB1 gene encoding stabilin-1 isoform X1: protein MAGPRGLLLLCLLAFCLAGSSFTRGQKVRSRRCDVKTKFVMRIPCTMCPAIKRRMCPPGWLRELPEKISQDCRYEVQLGDSLMSMSGCSMECWKDVVEKACCPGYWGSQCYECPGGAETPCNGRGTCLDGIDGNGTCVCQENFSGSSCQECQDPSRFGPNCQSVCSCVHGVCNHGPLGDGSCLCFAGYTGPRCDQELPVCQALNCPQNSQCSAEAPACSCLPGHTQQGRECRAPNPCQPSPCSPLAQCSVSPTGQAQCRCPKDYHGDGTVCLPHDPCTINHGGCPINSTVCLYLRSGKASCQCKPGLVSINHNASAGCFAYCFPHSCDRSATCQVTSDGKTSCVCKEGEVGDGRACYGHLLHEIQKASQLGVVFLRLRVTLAMLDQGCREILTTSGPFTVLVPSLSSVFSRTMNASVARQLCKQHIVAGQHILEELGTQQTRRWWTLDGQELTVTFNHFMQKYTYKYKEHPQQTFTIQKANYPAANGVFHLVTALQWQPPPELPEDPKRTIGQILASTEAFSRFETILENCGLPSILDGPGPFTVFVPSNEAVDMLRDGRLIYLFTAGLSKLQELVKYHIYSHGQLTIEKLISKGRVLTMANQVLAVNISEEGRILLGPEGVPLRRVDVLAANGVIHMLEGVLLPPTILPILPKHCNEEQYKIVAGSCVDCQALNTSMCPPNSMKLDIFPKECVYTHDPTGLNVLKKGCAHYCNQTILKPGCCKGFFGPDCIQCPGGFSNPCYGKGTCSDGVRGNGACLCFPDYKGIACHICSNPNKHGDRCQEDCGCVHGLCDNRPGSGGVCQRGTCAPGFSGHFCNESSVNCGPTERAQTCHLHARCVSQGGVTRCVCLDGFEGDGFSCTPSNPCSHPDRGGCSENAECVPGALGNHHCTCHKGWSGDGRVCVAIDECELDVRGGCHADALCSYVGPGQSRCTCKLGFAGDGYVCSPIDPCRAGNGGCHDLATCQAVGGGQRVCTCPSGYGGDGFNCYGDIFRELEANAHFSVFYQWIKSAGITLPTDSRVTALVPSESAIRRLSPEDQAFWLQPRMLPHLVRAHFLQGALSEEELARLAGQDVATLSPSTRWEIHNISGRVWVQNASVDVADLLATNGVLHVLSQVLLPPRGDALHGQGLLQQLDSVPAFHLFRELLQHHRLVPQIEAATAYTIFVPTNRSLEAQGNSSILDADTVRHHVILGEALSTESLQKGGHRNSLLGPAHWLVFYNHSGQPEVNHMPLEGPVLEAPGRSLFGLSGVLTVGSSRCLHSHAESLREKCINCTRKFRCTQGFQLENTPRKSCVYRSGYSFSRGCSYTCAKKIQVPDCCPGFFGTLCEPCPGGLGGVCSGHGQCQDRLLGSGECHCHEGFHGTACEMCELGRYGPTCAGVCDCAHGLCQEGLQGDGSCVCHAGWQGPRCDQNISGPQCPKKCDPNANCVQDSATAPACVCAAGYSGDGVHCSEVDPCARDHGGCSPHANCTKVAPGQRTCTCQDGYTGDGELCQEVNSCLIHHGGCHMHAECIPTGPQQVSCSCREGYSGDGIRTCELLDPCSQSNGGCSPYAVCKSTGDGQRTCTCDAAHTVGDGFTCRARVGLELLRDRHASFFSLHLLEYKELKGDGPFTVFVPRADLMSNLSQDELAPIRAHRQLVFRYHVVGCRQLRSQELLDEGYVTTLSGHTLRIHEREGSIYLNDFARVVSSDHEAVNGVLHFIDRVLLPPEVLYWKPDVAPVLRRNVTAAAESFGYKIFSGLVKVAGLLPLLQDAAHRPLTMLWPTDSALQALPPDRQAWLYHEDHRDKLAAILRGHVIRNIEALASDLPNLGPLRTMHGTPISFSCSRVRPGELTVGEEDARIMQRHLPFEGGLAYGIDQLLEPPGLGARCDRFETRPLRLKICSICGLEPPCPEGSREQGSPETCWRYYSKFWTSPPLHSLALRSIWARSSLWGQPQGLGRGCHRNCVTTTWKPSCCPGHYGSECRACPGGASSPCGGHGVCMDGMSGSGQCQCHSRFTGTACELCASGAFGPQCQACRCTSHGRCDEGLGGSGSCFCDEGWTGPSCEVQLKLQPVCAPPCAPEAVCRAGNSCECGLGYEGDGRSCTVADLCRDGRGGCSEHATCSQAGTVVTCTCLPAYEGDGWSCRARDPCADGHRGGCSEHADCLNTGPNTRRCVCHAGYVGDGLQCLEEPEPPVDRCLGQPPPCHVDAVCTDLHFQEKQAGVFHLQAPSGPYGLNFSEAEAACGAQGAVLASLPQLSAAQKVGFHLCRVGWLANGSAAHPVVFPAADCGGGQVGVISLGLRKNHSERWDTYCYREQDVACRCRQGFVGDGTSVCNGKLLDVLAATANFSTFYGMLLGYANATPRGLDFLDFLDDELTYKTLFVPVNEGFVDNMTLSGPDLELHASNTTFLSTNASQDTVLPAHSGLSLFFSAVGPDNSSWGPVAPGAVVVSHVVMWDIMAFNGIIHALARPLLAPLQPQAVVAPEGPPVVAGVGAVVAAGALLGLVAGAFYLRARGQATGFGFSTFQAEDDAEDDFSPWQEGTSPTLVSVPNPVFGSPDAFSVLPPTQDSLLEEDFPDTQRILTVK from the exons GTGCGGTCCAGACGCTGCGATGTGAAGACCAAGTTTGTCATGCGCATACCCTGCACCATGTGCCCCGCCATTAAGAGGCGGATGTGCCCCCCAGGCTGGCTTCGGGAGTTACCAGAGAAGATCTCACAGGACTGCCG CTACGAGGTGCAGCTGGGGGACTCTTTGATGTCTATGAGCGGCTGCAGCATGGAGTGCTGGAAGGACGTGGTGGAGAAGGCCTGTTGCCCCGGCTACTGGGGATCCCAGTGTTATG AGTGTCCTGGAGGTGCTGAGACTCCGTGTAATGGCCGTGGGACCTGCCTGGATGGCATAGACGGGAACGGGACCTGTGTGTGCCAG GAAAACTTCAGTGGCTCCTCCTGCCAGGAGTGCCAAGACCCCAGCCGATTTGGGCCCAACTGCCAGTCAG TGTGCAGCTGTGTGCATGGCGTGTGCAACCATGGGCCACTTGGAGATGGAAGCTGCCTGTGTTTTGCTGGATACACGGGACCCCGCTGTGACCAAG AGCTGCCAGTCTGCCAGGCCCTGAATTGTCCCCAGAACTCCCAGTGCTCTGCAGAGGCCCCTGCCTGCAGCTGCCTCCCGGGCCACACCCAGCAGGGCAGAGAATGTAGAG CCCCTAATCCCTGCCAGCCATCGCCCTGTTCCCCACTGGCCCAGTGCTCGGTGAGCCCCACGGGGCAGGCACAGTGTCGCTGCCCCAAGGACTACCACGGTGACGGGACGGTGTGTCTGCCCCATGACCCGTGCACCATCAACCATGGTGGCTGCCCCATCAACTCCACCGTGTGTCTATACCTGAGATCAGGCAAG GCCTCCTGCCAGTGTAAGCCAGGCTTGGTCAGCATCAATCACAATGCCTCTGCGGGCTGCTTTGCCTACTGTTTCCCTCATTCCTGTGACCGGTCAGCCACCTGTCAGGTGACCTCCGACGGGAAGACCAG CTGTGTGTGCAAGGAGGGTGAGGTAGGGGATGGGCGTGCCTGCTATGGACACCTGCTCCATGAGATACAGAAGGCCAGCCAGCTGGGTGTGGTGTTCCTGCGGCTGAGAGTCACCCTGGCCATGTTGG ACCAGGGCTGCCGCGAGATCCTCACCACATCGGGCCCATTTACCGTGCTGGTACCGTCCCTCTCGTCTGTCTTCTCCAGGACCATGAAC GCGTCCGTTGCCCGGCAGCTCTGCAAACAGCACATCGTAGCAGGACAGCACATCCTGGAGGAATTGGGGACCCAGCAGACACGCAGGTGGTGGACACTGGATGGGCAGGAGCTCACCGTCACTTTCAATCACTTCATG CAGAAGTACACATACAAGTACAAAGAGCACCCCCAGCAAACATTCACCATCCAAAAGGCCAACTACCCGGCAGCCAACGGTGTCTTCCACTTGGTCACTGCTCTGCAGTGGCAGCCCCCACCAGAGCTCCCTGAGGACCCCAAG AGAACCATCGGCCAGATCCTTGCCTCTACTGAGGCCTTCAGCCGGTTTGAAACCATCCTGGAG AACTGTGGGCTACCCTCCATCCTGGATGGGCCTGGGCCATTCACAGTGTTTGTCCCAAGCAACGAGGCTGTGGATATGTTGCGTGATGGCCGTCTGATCTACCTCTTCACAGCA GGTCTGTCGAAACTACAGGAGCTGGTGAAGTACCACATCTACAGCCATGGGCAG CTGACCATTGAGAAGCTCATCTCCAAGGGTCGGGTCCTCACCATGGCAAACCAGGTCCTGGCTGTGAATATCTCTGAGGAG GGGCGCATCCTGCTGGGACCCGAGGGGGTGCCACTACGGAGAGTGGACGTGCTGGCTGCCAATGGCGTGATCCACATGCTGGAGGGTGTCCTGCTGCCCCCGACCATCCTGCCCATCCTGCCTAAGCACTGCAACGAGGAGCAGTACAAGATCGTGGCG GGCTCCTGTGTGGACTGCCAAGCCCTGAACACCAGCATGTGCCCCCCCAACAGCATGAAGCTG GACATCTTCCCCAAGGAGTGTGTCTACACCCATGACCCTACTGGGCTCAACGTCCTGAAGAAAGGCTGCGCTCACTACTGCAACCAGACTATCCTG AAACCTGGCTGCTGCAAAGGGTTTTTTGGGCCTGACTGTATACAGTGTCCTGGGGGCTTCTCCAACCCCTGCTATGGCAAAGGCACC TGCAGCGACGGGGTCCGGGGCAACGGGGCCTGCCTCTGCTTCCCAGACTACAAAGGCATCGCCTGCCACATCTGCTCTAACCCAAACAAGCATGGAGACCGGTGCCAGGAAG ACTGTGGCTGCGTCCACGGTCTCTGTGACAACCGTCCAGGCAGTGGGGGTGTGTGCCAGCGTGGCACGTGTGCCCCAGGCTTCAGCGGCCACTTCTGCAATGAGTCCTCTGTGAACTGTGGGCCCACGGAACGGGCCCAGACCTGCCACCTGCACGCCCGCTGTGTTAGCCAGGGAGGCGTTACCAG GTGCGTCTGTCTCGATGGCTTCGAGGGTGATGGCTTCTCCTGTACACCCAGCAACCCCTGCTCCCACCCAGACCGTGGTGGCTGCTCAGAAAAT GCTGAGTGTgtccctggggccctgggcaaCCACCACTGCACATGCCACAAAGGCTGGAGCGGGGACGGCCGTGTCTGTGTGGCCATCGACGAGTGTGAGCTGGATGTGAGAGGTGGTTGTCACGCCGACGCCCTCTGCAGCTACGTGGGACCTGGGCAG AGCCGGTGCACCTGCAAGCTGGGATTCGCAGGGGATGGCTATGTGTGCAGTCCTATTGACCCCTGCCGGGCAGGCAACGGTGGCTGCCATGACCTG GCCACCTGCCAAGCAGTGGGGGGAGGCCAGCGGGTCTGCACATGCCCCTCTGGCTATGGGGGTGATGGCTTCAACTGCTATGGAGACATCTTCCGG gagCTGGAGGCAAATGCCCACTTCTCTGTCTTCTACCAGTGGATCAAG AGTGCTGGCATCACTCTTCCTACCGACAGCCGAGTCACAGCCCTGGTGCCCTCTGAGTCTGCCATCCGTAGGCTGAGCCCCGAGGACCAGGCCTTCTGGCTGCAGCCGAGGATGCTGCCGCACCTGGTCAG GGCCCATTTTCTCCAGGGTGCCCTCTCTGAGGAGGAGCTGGCCCGGCTGGCTGGGCAGGATGTGGCCACCCTGAGCCCCTCCACACGCTGGGAGATTCACAACATCAGTGGG agggtCTGGGTGCAGAATGCCAGCGTGGATGTGGCTGACCTCCTTGCCACCAACGGTGTCCTACATGTCCTCAGCCAG GTCTTACTGCCTCCGAGAGGGGACGCACTGCACGGGCAGGGGTTGCTGCAGCAGCTAGACTCGGTGCCTGCCTTCCACCTCTTCCGGGAGCTGCTGCAG CACCACAGGCTGGTGCCCCAGATTGAGGCGGCCACGGCCTACACCATCTTTGTGCCCACAAACCGTTCTCTGGAGGCCCAGGGAAACAGCAGCATCCTG GATGCAGACACGGTGCGACATCACGTGATCCTGGGGGAAGCCCTCTCCACAGAATCCCTACAGAAAGGGGGACACCGCAACTCTCTCCTGGGCCCTGCCCACTGGCTCGTCTTCTACAATCATAGCGGCCAG CCTGAGGTGAACCACATGCCACTGGAAGGCCCTGTGCTGGAGGCCCCTGGCCGCTCATTGTTTGGCCTGTCGGGGGTCCTGACTGTGGGCTCAAGCCGCTGCCTGCATAGCCACGCCGAGTCCCTGCGG GAGAAATGCATAAACTGCACCCGGAAATTCCGTTGCACTCAGGGCTTCCAGCTGGAG AACACTCCCAGGAAGAGCTGTGTCTACCGATCTGGCTACTCATTCTCCCGGGGCTGTTCTTACACTTGTGCCAAGAAGATCCAG gtGCCTGACTGCTGCCCTGGCTTCTTCGGCACGCTGTGTGAGCCGTGCCCCGGGGGACTGGGTGGTGTGTGCTCGGGCCACGGGCAGTGCCAGGACCGGCTCCTGGGCAGCGGAGAGTGCCACTGCCACGAGGGCTTCCATGGAACAGCCTGTGAGATGTGTGAGCTGGGCCGCTATGGGCCCACCTGTGCCGGAG TCTGTGACTGTGCCCATGGGCTGTGCCAGGAGGGGCTCCAAGGGGATGGAAGCTGTGTCTGTCATGCGGGCTGGCAGGGCCCCCGCTGTGACCAGA ACATCAGCGGCCCTCAATGCCCAAAGAAGTGCGATCCCAATGCCAA CTGCGTACAGGACTCGGCTACAGCCCCGGCCTGTGTCTGTGCTGCGGGCTACTCAGGCGATGGCGTCCACTGTTCAG AGGTGGACCCTTGTGCCCGTGACCATGGGGGCTGTTCCCCTCACGCCAACTGTACCAAGGTGGCGCCTGGGCAGCGGACGTGCACCTGCCAGGATGGCTACACAGGAGATGGGGAGCTGTGCCAGG AAGTTAACAGCTGTCTCATCCACCACGGGGGCTGCCACATGCATGCTGAATGTATCCCTACAGGCCCCCAGCAG GTCTCCTGCAGCTGCCGTGAGGGTTACAGTGGGGATGGCATCCGGACCTGTGAACTCCTGGACCCTTGCTCCCAG AGTAACGGAGGCTGCAGCCCCTATGCTGTGTGTAAAAGCACAGGGGATGGCCAGAGGACGTGTACCTGTGACGCAGCCCACACCGTGGGTGATGGCTTCACCTGCCGTGCCCGAGTTGGCCTG GAGCTCCTTCGGGACAGGCATGCCTCATTCTTCAGCCTCCACCTCCTG GAATACAAGGAGCTCAAGGGCGATGGGCCTTTCACAGTCTTTGTGCCTCGCGCAGATCTAATGAGCAACCTGTCGCAG GATGAGCTGGCCCCGATTCGCGCCCACCGCCAGCTTGTGTTCCGCTACCACGTGGTCGGCTGCCGGCAGCTGAGGAGCCAGGAGCTGCTGGATGAGGGCTACGTCACCACGCTCTCAGGGCACACGCTGCGCATCCACGAGAGGGAG GGCAGCATCTATCTCAATGACTTCGCCCGTGTGGTGAGCAGTGACCACGAGGCTGTGAATGGCGTGCTGCACTTCATCGACCGAGTCCTGCTGCCGCCGGAGGTGTTATACTGGAAGCCTGATGTTGCCCCTGTCCTGCGG AGAAACGTCACCGCCGCTGCTGAGAGCTTTGGTTACAAGATCTTCAGCGGCCTCGTGAAG GTGGCTGGCCTCCTGCCCCTGCTTCAGGATGCGGCCCACAGGCCCCTCACAATGCTGTGGCCCACAGACTCTGCCCTGCAAGCCCTGCCACCTGATCGCCAGGCCTGGCTGTACCATGAAGACCACCGTGACAAGCTGGCAGCCATTCTGCGGGGCCATGTGATTCGCAACATTGAG GCCTTGGCATCTGACTTGCCCAACCTGGGTCCACTCCGCACCATGCATGGGACCCCCATCTCCTTCTCCTGCAGCCGTGTCCGGCCG GGTGAGCTCACCGTGGGTGAGGAGGATGCCCGCATCATGCAGCGGCACCTTCCCTTTGAGGGTGGCCTGGCCTATGGCATCGACCAGCTGCTGGAGCCACCTGGCCTTGGTGCCCGCTGTGACCGCTTTGAGACTCGACCTCTGCGGCTG AAGATCTGTAGCATTTGCGGGCTAGAACCACCTTGTCCTGAGGGCTCACGGGAGCAG GGCAGTCCTGAGACCTGCTGGCGGTACTACTCAAAGTTCTGGACGTCCCCTCCACTGCACTCCTTGGCACTGCGCAGCATTTGGGCCCGGTCTAGCCTCTGGGGTCAGCCCCAAGGCCTGGGCAGGGGCTGCCACCGCAACTGTGTCACCACCACCTGGAAGCCCAGCTGCTGCCCTGGTCACTATGGCAGCGAGTGCCGAG CTTGCCCTGGTGGCGCCAGCAGCCCCTGTGGTGGTCACGGCGTGTGCATGGACGGCATGAGTGGCAGCGGGCAGTGCCAGTGCCATTCGAGGTTTACAGGGACAGCGTGTGAACTCTGTGCCTCGGGTGCCTTTGGGCCCCAGTGCCAAG CCTGCCGCTGCACCTCCCATGGCCGCTGTGACGAGGGCCTTGGGGGCTCTGGCTCCTGCTTCTGTGATGAGGGCTGGACCGGGCCAAGCTGTGAGGTGCAGCTGA AGCTGCAGCCCGTGTGTGCCCCGCCCTGTGCGCCCGAGGCCGTGTGCCGCGCGGGCAACAGCTGTGAGTGCGGCCTGGGCTATGAAGGGGATGGCCGCTCATGCACAG TGGCGGACCTGTGCCGGGATGGGCGTGGCGGCTGCAGCGAGCACGCCACCTGCAGCCAAGCAGGCACAGTGGTCACctgcacctgcctgcctgcctacgAGGGCGACGGCTGGAGCTGCCGGGCCCGCGACCCCTGTGCGGACGGCCACCGTGGGGGCTGCAGCGAGCATGCCGACTGCTTGAACACAGGCCCG AACACGAGGCGCTGTGTGTGCCATGCTGGCTACGTGGGTGATGGACTGCAGTGTCTGGAGGAGCCTGAGCCTCCCGTGGACCGCTGCCTGGGCCAGCCACCACCCTGTCACGTGGATGCTGTGTGCACTGACCTCCACTTCCAGG agAAACAGGCTGGTGTCTTCCACCTCCAGGCCCCCAGCGGCCCTTACGGCCTGAACTTCTCAGAGGCCGAGGCAGCGTGTGGGGCCCAGGGAGCTGTTCTTGCTTCTCTCCCTCAGCTCTCTGCTGCCCAGAAG GTCGGCTTCCACCTGTGCCGTGTGGGCTGGCTGGCCAACGGCTCGGCTGCCCACCCAGTCGTCTTCCCTGCGGCAGACTGCGGTGGTGGGCAGGTGGGTGTCATCAGCCTGGGCCTCCGGAAGAACCACTCAGAGCGCTGGGACACCTACTGCTACCGCGAGCAAG ATGTGGCCTGCCGGTGCCGCCAAGGCTTTGTGGGTGATGGGACAAGTGTCTGCAATGGGAAGCTGCTCGACGTACTGGCTGCCACAGCCAACTTCTCCACCTTCTATGGG ATGCTGCTTGGCTATGCCAATGCCACCCCTCGGGGTCTGGACTTCCTGGACTTCCTGGACGATGAGCTCACCTATAAGACACTCTTTGTCCCTGTTAATGAAGGCTTCGTGGACAACATG ACGCTGAGTGGCCCAGACCTGGAGCTGCATGCCTCCAACACCACCTTCCTGAGCACCAATGCCAGCCAGGATACTGTGCTCCCCGCCCACTCGGGCCTCAGCCTCTTCTTCAGTGCTGTGGGCCCTGACAACAGTTCCTGGGGCCCTGTG GCCCCAGGGGCGGTCGTGGTTAGCCACGTCGTCATGTGGGACATCATGGCATTCAACGGCATCATCCATGCTCTGGCCAGGCCCCTTCTGGCTCCCCTACAACCT CAGGCAGTGGTGGCGCCTGAGGGTCCACCCGTGGTGGCAGGTGTGGGGGCTGTAGTGGCTGCTGGAGCACTGCTTGGCCTAGTGGCTGGGGCCTTCTACCTCCGTGCCCGAGGCCAGGCCACGGGCTTTGGCTTCTCCACCTTCCAG GCAGAAGATGATGCTGAGGATGACTTCTCTCCATGGCAGGAAGGAACCAGCCCAACTCTGGTCTCTGTTCCCAACCCCGTCTTCGGCAGCCCTGATGCCTTTT CGGTCCTACCCCCTACCCAGGACTCACTCCTGGAGGAGGACTTCCCGGACACCCAGCGGATCCTCACGGTCAAGTGA